The Flavobacterium sp. 140616W15 sequence AATATAAAATAAGGTTAAAACCATCCGATAGTTATCTTTTAAATCCAGAATAGCATCCATGACTTGTTTCACTTTAAGGGAATCTAAATCTATATTTTCAAGAAAGAAACTATCATTTTCTTCAATTTTGTATAGTGTTTTGCTAAGATCTTCTACTTGAAATTTATTATTCTTTTTGTAAAAATCTATACTATAATTTACTACGATTTTCTTGAGCCAAGCACCAAAAGCGACCTCCTGCTTATAGTCATCAATTTTGGTAAATGCTTTAAGAAAACCTTCTTGCATAACATCTTGAGCATAGTGTTCGTCTTTTACAATACGATAGGCAACATTATACATAGCCTTACAGTACCTGTTGTATACTTCAAATTGTGCTTTTTGATTCTTTTGTTTGCACAATGTTATTAATTCTTCGATATTTTGGTTAGTTATATTCAAGTAGCGTCTAATGGTTTTTAGTAATGACTTTGTTTATTTTGGTTTGTTACACTTTTTGATTTTTTTATTTAAAAAATATAATCATTAATTATTTCTATTTCAAAAAAAAACATTTAAGTGCTTCATAGTTATATTAGTAACGATTATTGAATATTGGTTACAAAGATTTAAGTTAAAAATGACATTAAGAAAAAGTTGATTAAAAAATAGTTTAAAAATAGAATTTTTCATGTTATTTTTGAAGCTGGATATAAATGAATTACTATTTATGAAAGATTTAAAAAATGTTTTTACTCTGCCGTTCTTTATTTCAGTTTTTCTTGTTACTTCTTGTCAAAGCGATTCTGTAGAGGATGCTGATAGTAAGAGTTTTGCAGGAGATTATTGGCCAACCGCTATAGGAAATCAATGGATATCGAGTTTTAATGGAAATGAATCTGCCATGAAAATTATTTCTTCTGAAAGTGTAAACGGTCAGACTTATTATAAATTTAATGAATTTGTAGGGGTAGGCGAAGGAATTATGAGTACAGCTTCTTATTCTTTACGAAAAGAGAATGGAGAGTATTATATTAAAATGGATAAACTTCATTTTGAACAAGGAGACATTAAAGGAGAAATAACCCCATATGAGTTTCTTTTCTTAAAAGACTATTTAGATATAAATAAATCGTGGACTGGGCGTTTTACTTATAAAACAACATACAATTCATCACAAAATCCAACTGTAGATACTTCAGTGGATTATACAGGTACGATTCTTGAAAAAGGAATTTCCTTAGCAGTTAAAGGAGTAAAATATAAGGATGTGATTAAATTTAGAGTTGTACAGCAAACTATTGAGGTAGTGGTAGAAATAGGAGAAGCCTCAGCTTATACATCGTATGTAGATTATTGGGTTTCAAAAAATATAGGTATTATAAAAATGGCAACCAAAGACAGTACTACAGAGTTGCTTACTTATAGTTTGAAATAATTATTATATCTGAAAATAAAAACAAAAAAGTATCTTCAATTTTTTCAGAACTATAAATTAATTTAAAATTGCATAATCTGACAATGATTAAGATTAGTTTATAAATCAAAATTCTTGTTTATATCTGTTTTGGCACAATGATTGTCTATTTTTATTGTTGTGCAAATAAATAGGGTGCTTGTAGAGGTTTTACTTAAAACCTAACGGGCTTATCCCATAATTTGTAATATGAATTTATTTTTTAATGACAAAACGACTTATATTATACTATGTCAAATCATAAAATACTTACTATTGACAATTTGTCACTTCAGGAATTTGATTCTGAAGCCGATTTAATACCATTATTAACTCCCGAAGATGAGGAAGAAATGAATAACGAAGAGTTGCCCTTTTCGTTACCAATTTTGCCTTTACGCAACACTGTTTTATTTCCAGGAGTTGTTATTCCGATTTCTGCCGGTAGAGATAAATCTATAAAGCTTATAAACGATGCAAATGCTGGAGATAAAATCATTGGTGTCGTTTCTCAGATAAATGAAGAAGATGAAGATCCATCTAAAGATGATATCAATAAGGTAGGAACGGTTGCGAGAATTCTTCGAGTACTAAAAATGCCTGACGGAAATATCACAGTTATTTTGCAGGGTAAAAAGCGTTTCGAAATTGCTGAAGTAATTTCAGAAGAGCCTTATATCACTGCAAATGTAAAAGATGTTGAGGAAACGCGTCCAGAGAAAAACGATACGGAGTTTAATGCTATTGTAGATTCGATAAAAGAATTAGCAATTCAAATCATTAAAGAAAGTCCTAGTATTCCTTCGGAAGCAACATTTGCAATTAAAAATATTGAAAGCCAATCGTTTTTAATCAATTTTGTTTCATCGAATATGAATTTGTCGGTAAAAGAGAAACAAGATTTATTATCGATAAATGGCTTAAAAGATCGTGCGCTTGAAACATTGCGTTACATGAATGTTGAGTTGCAAAAATTAGAATTGAAAAACGACATTCAGTCGAAAGTTCGATTTGATTTAGATCAGCAACAACGTGAATATTTCTTGCATCAGCAAATGAAAACCATTCAAGAAGAATTGGGAGGCGTTTCGCAGGAGGAAGAAATGGACGAAATGAGCCAAAAAGCCAAAGAGAAAGTTTGGGATGAAAAAACGCAAAAACATTTCGAAAAAGAACTGTCAAAAATGCGCAGAATGAATCCACAATCACCAGATTTTGGTATTCAAAGAAACTACTTAGAGTTGTTTTTAGAATTGCCTTGGGGAACCTTCTCTAAAGATAATTTTGATTTAAAACAGGCTCAAAAAGTTCTTGATAGAGATCATTTTGGTTTAGAAGAAGTGAAGAAAAGAATGATAGAGCATTTGGCAGTTTTAAAATTGCGAAATGATATGAAATCACCAATTCTATGTTTGACAGGACCTCCGGGAGTTGGTAAAACTTCGATAGGAAGATCTGTTGCCGAAGCTCTGGGTAGAGAATATGTGCGTATTTCACTTGGTGGTTTACGTGACGAAGCAGAGATTCGTGGACACAGAAAAACGTATATTGGAGCAATGCCAGGTAGAATAATTCAAAGCTTGAAAAAAGCAGGAACTTCTAATCCAGTATTTGTCTTAGATGAAATCGATAAACTATCAAATAGTAATAGTGGTGATCCATCATCAGCTTTATTAGAGGTTTTAGATCCAGAACAAAACAGTGCTTTTTATGATAACTTCCTAGAAATGGGGTATGACTTATCGAAAGTAATGTTTATTGCTACTTCTAATAATATGTCGGCTATTCAGCCAGCATTAAAAGACAGAATGGAAGTAATTAAAATGTCTGGATATACAATAGAAGAAAAAGTTGAAATAGCACGTAAGCACTTGTTTCCAAAACAACTTTTAGCTCACGGTTTAACTGCCAAAGACTTAACTATTGGTAAAAAACAATTAGAAAAAGTTGTTGAAGGATACACTAGAGAATCAGGTGTGCGTAATCTTGAAAATAAAATTGCACAAGTAATTCGTAATGCTGCCAAATCAGTAGCAATGGAGGAAGAGTACAATAAAAAAGTAACCGACGAAGATATTGTTAAGATATTAGGTGTGCCAAGGTTAGAACGTGATAAATACGAAACTAATGATGTAGCAGGTGTAGTTACAGGACTTGCTTGGACAAGTGTTGGTGGAGACATTCTTTTTATAGAATCATTAATATCAGAAGGAAAAGGAGCTTTGACTATTACAGGGAATTTAGGAACTGTAATGAAAGAATCTGCTACAATTGCATTGGAATATATCAAAGCAAACGCTAAGAAATTAGGTTTGAATCCAGAATTGTTCCAGAAATATAATATCCATATTCACGTACCAGAAGGGGCAACTCCTAAAGATGGTCCGAGTGCAGGTATCGCTATGTTAACTTCGTTAGTGTCTTTATTGACGCAAACCAAAGTAAAGAAAAATATTGCAATGACAGGTGAAATTACTTTGCGCGGAAAAGTATTACCAGTGGGTGGAATTAAAGAAAAAATACTAGCAGCTAAAAGAGCTAATATTAAGGAGATTATTTTATGTCATGAAAACAAAAGTGATATTGATGAGATCAAGCCAGAATACTTAGAAGGGTTAACTTTTCATTACGTAAAAGAGATGGGAGAAGTTCTAACGCTGGCTTTAACAGATCAGAAAGTTAAAAATGCTAAAGAATTGAAATAATGAATCTTGTTTTGATTTACAATATTGATCAATATTAATTATAGAATTCCAAATTCTTAAACTGATTGTATTTAGTTTTAGGATTTGGAATTTTTATTTTAATTTTGAAAACGACAATTTGTTATTTGTCATATTATAATTTTATCTTCGTAGTTGCGTTTTAGTAAAAGAGAAAAGCGATATATAAGTATGCTGAAAAAACTGGGATTTTTTTATTTATTTACTTTTTGTACCGTTTCTTACGGACAAATAGGAGGTAAATATACTTATCAGTTTTTAAATTTAATGCCTTCGCCAAGGCAAGCAGCTTTAGGAGGTAAGACAATCACCATTTATGATGATGATGTGAATCAGGTTTTGTTTAATCCGGCAACTTTAAATCAGGATATGAGTAATCGTCTTGCTTTAAATTATGGGAGTTATTATGGAGAGGTAACCTACGGAAGTGGTTCTTATGCTTATACATACGATCAGCATTTGCAAACTTTTCAGGCAGGGGTTACTTATGTGAATTATGGAAGTTTTGATGGATATGACGAAAATGGACAGGCAACTTCGGATTTTACAGGAAGTGAAGCAGCACTTTCTTTTGGTTATGCCTACAATATTCCATACACAGATATACATATTGGAGCAAATGCTAAATTAATTTCTTCGACTTTAGAGAGTTATCACTCTTTTGGGGGAGCACTAGATTTAGGAATGCTTTATATCGATGAGAAAAATGATATAAATTGGGCATTGGTAATTCGGAATATAGGAACTCAATTTAGTACCTATTCAGGAATTCATGAAAAATTGCCATTAGAGATATTGGCAGGAGTTTCGCAGGAACTAGAAAATGTGCCTATTAGATGGCATCTTACATTGGAGAATTTACAACAATGGAATCTTGCTTTCTCAAATCCTGAGCGAGGCACGACAAATATGGACGGTACTACTACCGATGAAAAAGTATCTTTTTTTAATAATGCATTACGGCACGTAATTGTGGGAGTAGAGCTTTTTCCTAAAAGAGCATTTAATTTTCGTGTAGGTTATAATTTTAGAAGAGGTGAAGAATTGCGAATTTTAGAGCAACGTAATTTTTCGGGAATGTCACTGGGTTTTGGATTAAAATTAAATAAACTAAAGTTTAATTATTCTTACTCCAGATATAGTTTGGGAGCAAATACAAATCTTTTTGGACTGACGATTAATTTCCAAGATTAAGTTTATGAAAATATTTTATTTAATTGTATTTTTTTGTTTGGGTTTGTTTACCCATTCACAAAATACTTTTCAACAAGAAAGTGCTAATGATGATGAGGTTGTTAGGCTTAATGAGCAGGTTAAAGAATTAAGAGCAATGATTAGTAGTAATCCTAAGTACAATACTAAAATTGCTTTTCTGTTAGATATGAAAATAAAGTCAGGTAAAAACCGCTTTTTTGTTTATGATTTGGTGAATAATAGAATTTTAGACGAGGGACTCGTGGCTCACGGATCAGGTTCGGAAACTGGAATTAAGGGAGATTTGAAATTTAGTAATGTACCTAATTCAAGAGCGACTTCGCTAGGGAGGTACTCAGTAGAAAAAGCATATAAAGGAATTTTCGGGAAAGCATATAAACTATTAGGTTTAGATCAAACAAATAATAATGCGTTAAAAAGAGCAATAGTTTTACACCACTATTCGGCTGTTCCGTGTGAAGAACAGGACTATTATATCTCAAATAGCCAGGGTTGTCCAATGGTTAATGAAGAGTTTTTTAATAGAATCGAAAGAATAATCGATACTTCTAAATCAAATATCATTATGGATATTTACTACTAGAAAAACATAAAATAATAAAAAATAATAAAACACTATTTTGAAAAAAATAACAATAGCAATCGATGGATTTTCATCGACTGGCAAGAGTACTTTGGCAAAAGAATTAGCAAAAGAATTACAATATGTATATGTAGATACAGGAGCTATGTATAGAGCGGTTGCGCTTTATGCAATGCAAAATGAATATATAAACGCAACTTCTTTTGATAAAGAAAAGCTTATTGCTAGTTTACCTTCAATTCAATTGGTTTTTAAATACAATGCCGAATTAGGTTTTGGAGAAATGTTTTTGAATGGCGAAAATGTAGAGAAAGAAATCAGGACTATTGAGGTTTCTAGTTTTGTAAGTAAAGTTGCCGAAGTTTCTCAGGTACGTTCTAAGTTGGTAGAGCAACAACAAGAAATGGGAAAAAATAAAGGAATTGTTATGGATGGCAGAGATATAGGAACAGTAGTTTTTCCTGATGCCGAACTTAAAATATTTATGACTGCCAGCGCAGAAACCCGCGCACAAAGGCGTTTTGATGAACTACAAGAAAAAGGAGATAATGTATCATACGAGGAGGTTTTGAAAAATGTGGTAGAAAGAGACTACATAGACTCACATCGCGAAGACTCTCCACTTATAATTGCCGATGATGCTATAGAAATTGATAATTCTTACTTAAATAAGGAAGAACAATTTACAGCAGTTATGGAATTAGTGAATGATGTTGTAAAAACAGTTTAATCCTTTGCAGATTTCATTTTAAATAGTAGTTTTACCGCCTAATTTTATTTTAAAGACAATTCATCGTTATGGGAATTAAAAACAGATTGATTATAATGAGCTTTCTTCAGTTTTTTGTTTGGGGAGCGTGGCTTATTACAATCGGGAATTATTGGTTTGGAACAAAAAATTGGGAGGGAACTCAATTTGGTTTAGTTTTCGGAACCATGGGAATTGCTTCTTTATTTATGCCAACTCTTACAGGGATTATCGCTGACAGATGGATTAATGCCGAAAAATTATACGGTGCTTTACATATAGTATATGCATTAGTATTATTCGGAATAGCACAAGTAACAACTCCAGATAACTTTATATATGTGATGTTTATAGCAATGTGTTGCTATATGCCCACAATTGCGTTGAGTAATTCAATTTCATACACTTCGCTAAAATTAAATAATAAAAATATAGTAAAGGATTTTCCACCCATTCGTGTATGGGGAACAATAGGTTTTATTGTGGCGATGTGGATTACTAATCTAAGCGGAAGTAAATCAAATGAATACCAGTTTTATATTGGAGGAATTGGAGCGTTGATTCTAGGGATTTATGCTTTTACATTGCCAAAATGTAAACCACAGTGTTTAACTAAAGAAGATGCTTCGTTGGTTGAAACATTAGGATTAGAGGCTTTCAAGTTATTTGGGAATTATAAAATGGCGTTGTTCTTTGTGTTTTCTATGTTTTTAGGAGGTGCTTTGCAACTTACGAATGCTTATGGAGATGTTTTTCTAGATGAATTCAAGCATTTTCCAAAATATGCTGATTCATTTGTAATTCAGTATTCAACAATTATAATGTCGATTTCTCAGGTTTCAGAAACCTTATTTATCTTGGCAATTCCGTTTTTCTTAAAGCGTTTTGGTATTAAACAGGTTATGCTTATTAGTATGCTTGCTTGGGTATTGCGTTTTGGATTATTTGCCTTTGGAGATCCTGTAAATGGTTTATGGATGATTATTATGTCGTGTATTGTTTACGGAATGGCATTTGATTTCTTTAATATCTCAGGTTCATTATTTGTAGAAAGTAATACCGATTCTAAAATACGTTCTTCGGCGCAAGGATTATTTATGATGATGACTAATGGTGTTGGTGCTGTTTTAGGAAGTTTAACTTCAGGATGGGCAATTGATAGATTCTTTACAAAGTCATTTAGTAATACAACTGAACTGGCTGGATTTTTAGAAACAGAACCTACAAATTCTAAGATGTTAGAGTTTGTAAATAGTCATGGAAATACAGTTTCTGCTGATGGCGTTTTTGGAAGTGAGATATTAATGAA is a genomic window containing:
- a CDS encoding RNA polymerase sigma factor, which gives rise to MNITNQNIEELITLCKQKNQKAQFEVYNRYCKAMYNVAYRIVKDEHYAQDVMQEGFLKAFTKIDDYKQEVAFGAWLKKIVVNYSIDFYKKNNKFQVEDLSKTLYKIEENDSFFLENIDLDSLKVKQVMDAILDLKDNYRMVLTLFYIEGYDQEEISKILTISYANCRTTLNRAKNSLRKKLEDNEITSKKNLV
- the lon gene encoding endopeptidase La yields the protein MSNHKILTIDNLSLQEFDSEADLIPLLTPEDEEEMNNEELPFSLPILPLRNTVLFPGVVIPISAGRDKSIKLINDANAGDKIIGVVSQINEEDEDPSKDDINKVGTVARILRVLKMPDGNITVILQGKKRFEIAEVISEEPYITANVKDVEETRPEKNDTEFNAIVDSIKELAIQIIKESPSIPSEATFAIKNIESQSFLINFVSSNMNLSVKEKQDLLSINGLKDRALETLRYMNVELQKLELKNDIQSKVRFDLDQQQREYFLHQQMKTIQEELGGVSQEEEMDEMSQKAKEKVWDEKTQKHFEKELSKMRRMNPQSPDFGIQRNYLELFLELPWGTFSKDNFDLKQAQKVLDRDHFGLEEVKKRMIEHLAVLKLRNDMKSPILCLTGPPGVGKTSIGRSVAEALGREYVRISLGGLRDEAEIRGHRKTYIGAMPGRIIQSLKKAGTSNPVFVLDEIDKLSNSNSGDPSSALLEVLDPEQNSAFYDNFLEMGYDLSKVMFIATSNNMSAIQPALKDRMEVIKMSGYTIEEKVEIARKHLFPKQLLAHGLTAKDLTIGKKQLEKVVEGYTRESGVRNLENKIAQVIRNAAKSVAMEEEYNKKVTDEDIVKILGVPRLERDKYETNDVAGVVTGLAWTSVGGDILFIESLISEGKGALTITGNLGTVMKESATIALEYIKANAKKLGLNPELFQKYNIHIHVPEGATPKDGPSAGIAMLTSLVSLLTQTKVKKNIAMTGEITLRGKVLPVGGIKEKILAAKRANIKEIILCHENKSDIDEIKPEYLEGLTFHYVKEMGEVLTLALTDQKVKNAKELK
- the porQ gene encoding type IX secretion system protein PorQ — translated: MLKKLGFFYLFTFCTVSYGQIGGKYTYQFLNLMPSPRQAALGGKTITIYDDDVNQVLFNPATLNQDMSNRLALNYGSYYGEVTYGSGSYAYTYDQHLQTFQAGVTYVNYGSFDGYDENGQATSDFTGSEAALSFGYAYNIPYTDIHIGANAKLISSTLESYHSFGGALDLGMLYIDEKNDINWALVIRNIGTQFSTYSGIHEKLPLEILAGVSQELENVPIRWHLTLENLQQWNLAFSNPERGTTNMDGTTTDEKVSFFNNALRHVIVGVELFPKRAFNFRVGYNFRRGEELRILEQRNFSGMSLGFGLKLNKLKFNYSYSRYSLGANTNLFGLTINFQD
- a CDS encoding murein L,D-transpeptidase catalytic domain-containing protein, with product MKIFYLIVFFCLGLFTHSQNTFQQESANDDEVVRLNEQVKELRAMISSNPKYNTKIAFLLDMKIKSGKNRFFVYDLVNNRILDEGLVAHGSGSETGIKGDLKFSNVPNSRATSLGRYSVEKAYKGIFGKAYKLLGLDQTNNNALKRAIVLHHYSAVPCEEQDYYISNSQGCPMVNEEFFNRIERIIDTSKSNIIMDIYY
- the cmk gene encoding (d)CMP kinase; the protein is MKKITIAIDGFSSTGKSTLAKELAKELQYVYVDTGAMYRAVALYAMQNEYINATSFDKEKLIASLPSIQLVFKYNAELGFGEMFLNGENVEKEIRTIEVSSFVSKVAEVSQVRSKLVEQQQEMGKNKGIVMDGRDIGTVVFPDAELKIFMTASAETRAQRRFDELQEKGDNVSYEEVLKNVVERDYIDSHREDSPLIIADDAIEIDNSYLNKEEQFTAVMELVNDVVKTV
- a CDS encoding nucleoside permease; the protein is MGIKNRLIIMSFLQFFVWGAWLITIGNYWFGTKNWEGTQFGLVFGTMGIASLFMPTLTGIIADRWINAEKLYGALHIVYALVLFGIAQVTTPDNFIYVMFIAMCCYMPTIALSNSISYTSLKLNNKNIVKDFPPIRVWGTIGFIVAMWITNLSGSKSNEYQFYIGGIGALILGIYAFTLPKCKPQCLTKEDASLVETLGLEAFKLFGNYKMALFFVFSMFLGGALQLTNAYGDVFLDEFKHFPKYADSFVIQYSTIIMSISQVSETLFILAIPFFLKRFGIKQVMLISMLAWVLRFGLFAFGDPVNGLWMIIMSCIVYGMAFDFFNISGSLFVESNTDSKIRSSAQGLFMMMTNGVGAVLGSLTSGWAIDRFFTKSFSNTTELAGFLETEPTNSKMLEFVNSHGNTVSADGVFGSEILMKDWHNIWLSFAVYALVIAIAFAILFKHKHDPKEIENLSH